Proteins from one Gorilla gorilla gorilla isolate KB3781 chromosome 11, NHGRI_mGorGor1-v2.1_pri, whole genome shotgun sequence genomic window:
- the ASDURF gene encoding ASNSD1 upstream open reading frame protein isoform X1, whose product MPSRGTRPEDSSVLIPTDNSTPHKEDLSSKIKEQKIVVDELSNLKKNRKVYRQQQNSNIFFLVDRTEMLSESKNILDELKKEYQEIENLDKTKIKK is encoded by the exons ATGCCCAGCCGAGGGACGCGACCAGAGGACAGCTCTGTGCTGATCCCCACCGACAATTCGACCCCACACAAGGAGGATCTAAGCAGCAAG attaaagaacaaaaaattgTGGTGGATGAACTTTCTAACCTTAAGAAGAATAGG AAAGTATATAGGCAACAACAGAACAGCAATATATTCTTTCTTGTAGACCGAACAGAAATGCTGTCTGAGAGCAAga ATATATTGGATGAACTGAAAAAAGAAtaccaagaaatagaaaacttagacAAGACCAAAATCAAGAAATAG
- the ASNSD1 gene encoding asparagine synthetase domain-containing protein 1, protein MCGICCSVNFSAEHFSQDLKEDLLYNLKQRGPNSSKQLLKSDVNYQCLFSAHVLHLRGVLTTQPVEDERGNVFLWNGEIFSGIKVEAEENDTQILFNYLSSCKNESEILSLFSEVQGPWSFIYYQASSHYLWFGRDFFGRRSLLWHFSNLGKSFCLSSVGTQTSGLANQWQEVPASGLFRIDLKSTVISRCIILQLYPWKYISRENIIEENVNSLSQISADLPAFVSVVANEAKLYLEKPVVPLNMMLPQAALETHCSNISSVPPTREILQVFLTDVHMKEVIQQFIDVLSVAVKKRVLCLPRDENLTANEVLKTCDRKANVAILFSGGIDSMVIATLADRHIPLDEPIDLLNVAFIAEEKTMPTTFNKEGNKQKNKCEIPSEEFSKDVAAAAADSPNKHVSVPDRITGRAGLKELQAVSPSRIWNFVEINVSMEELQKLRRTRICHLIRPLDTVLDDSIGCAVWFASRGIGWLVAQEGVKSYQSNAKVVLTGIGADEQLAGYSRHRVRFQSHGLEGLNKEILMELGRISSRNLGRDDRVIGDHGKEARFPFLDENVVSFLNSLPIWEKANLTLPRGIGEKLLLRLAAVELGLTASALLPKRAMQFGSRIAKMEKINEKASDKCGRLQIMSLENLSIEKETKL, encoded by the exons ATGTGTGGCATTTGTTGTTCTGTAAACTTTTCTGCTGAGCATTTCAGTCAAGATTTAAAGGAGGACTTACTATATAATCTTAAACAGCGGGGACCCAATAGTAGTAAACAATTGTTAAAGTCTGATGTTAACTACCAGTGTTTATTTTCTGCTCACGTCCTACACTTGAGGGGTGTTTTGACTACCCAGCCTGTGGAAGATGAAAGAGGCAATGTGTTTCTATGGAATGGAGAAATTTTTAGTGGAATAAAGGTTGAAGCTGAAGAGAATGACACTCAAATTTTGTTCAATTATCTTTCCTCCTGTAAGAATGAATCTGAGATTTTGTCACTCTTCTCAGAAGTACAAGGTCCCTGGTCATTTATATATTATCAAGCATCTAGTCATTATTTATGGTTTGGTAGGGATTTTTTTGGTCGCCGTAGCTTGCTTTGGCATTTTAGTAATTTGGGCAAGAGTTTCTGCCTCTCTTCAGTTGGCACCCAAACATCTGGATTGGCAAATCAGTGGCAAGAAGTTCCAGCATCTGGACTTTTCAGAATTGATCTTAAGTCTACTGTCATTTCCAGATGCATTATTTTACAACTGTATCCTTGGAAATATATTTCTAGGGAGAatattattgaagaaaatgttaataGCCTGAGTCAAATTTCAGCAGACTTACCAGCATTTGTATCAGTGGTAGCAAATGAAGCCAAACTGTATCTTGAAAAACCTGTTGTTCCTTTAAATATGATGTTGCCACAAGCTGCATTGGAGACTCATTGCAGTAATATTTCCAGTGTGCCACCTACAAGAGAGATACTTCAAGTCTTTCTTACTGATGTACACATGAAGGAAGTAATTCAGCAGTTCATTGATGTCCTGAGTGTAGCAGTCAAGAAACGTGTCTTGTGTTTACCTAGGGATGAAAACCTGACAGCAAATGAAGTTTTGAAAACGTGTGATAGGAAAGCAAATGTTGCAATCCTGTTTTCTGGGGGCATTGATTCCATGGTTATTGCAACCCTTGCTGACCGTCATATTCCTTTAGATGAACCAATTGATCTTCTTAATGTAGCTTTCATAGCTGAAGAAAAGACCATGCCGACTACCtttaacaaagaaggaaataaacagaaaaataaatgtgaaataccTTCAGAAGAATTCTCTAAagatgttgctgctgctgctgctgacagTCCTAATAAACATGTCAGTGTACCAGATCGAATCACAGGAAGGGCGGGACTAAAGGAACTACAAGCTGTTAGCCCTTCCCGAATTTGGAATTTTGTTGAAATTAATGTTTCTATGGAAGAACTGCAGAAATTAAGAAGAACTCGAATATGTCACTTAATTCGGCCATTGGATACAGTTTTGGATGATAGCATTGGCTGTGCAGTCTGGTTTGCTTCTAGAGGAATTGGTTGGTTAGTGGCCCAGGAAGGAGTGAAATCCTATCAGAGCAATGCAAAG GTAGTTCTCACTGGAATTGGTGCAGATGAGCAACTTGCAGGTTATTCTCGTCATCGTGTCCGCTTTCAGTCACATGGGCTGGAAGGATTGAATAAGGAAATATTGATGGAACTGGGTCGAATTTCTTCTAGAAATCTTGGTCGTGATGACAGAGTTATTGGTGATCATGGAAAAGAAGCAAG ATTTCCTTTCCTGGATGAAAATGTTGTCTCCTTTCTAAATTCTCTGCCGATTTGGGAAAAAGCAAACTTGACTTTACCCCGAGGAATTGGTGAAAAATTACTTTTACGCCTTGCAGCTGTGGAACTTGGTCTTACAGCCTCTGCTCTTCTGCCCAAACGGGCCATGCAGTTTGGATCAAGAattgcaaaaatggaaaaaattaatgaaaaggcATCTGATAAATGTGGACGGCTCCAAATCATGTCCTTAGAAAATCTTTCTATTGAAAAGGAGACTAAATTGTAA
- the ASDURF gene encoding ASNSD1 upstream open reading frame protein isoform X2: MPSRGTRPEDSSVLIPTDNSTPHKEDLSSKIKEQKIVVDELSNLKKNRTEQKCCLRARIYWMN; this comes from the exons ATGCCCAGCCGAGGGACGCGACCAGAGGACAGCTCTGTGCTGATCCCCACCGACAATTCGACCCCACACAAGGAGGATCTAAGCAGCAAG attaaagaacaaaaaattgTGGTGGATGAACTTTCTAACCTTAAGAAGAATAGG ACCGAACAGAAATGCTGTCTGAGAGCAAga ATATATTGGATGAACTGA